TAAATTTGTCATTTAAAGTTTTACAAGTCCCAAAAAATAGAATTGGAGCAAAATTGCTGACGTTACATATTGTTGATACAACACCAAAAGAAGAGTATGAAGTGTTAGAACTTCGTAAACTTTCGCAAGATTATTATCGCGAAAAAGGAGAAGGTAGACCAACGAAAAAAGATCGCCGCGATTTGGACGATTATTTAGAAGAAGGAGCAGAGGAATTCATCATAAAAGGAGAAGATTTAGATTAATTCTAAATCTTCTCCTTTTTTAAGTTGACTCATAATTTCGTCCAAAATTTCTAATGTACTTTGGGTCGTAATGCTAATCGTATATTTTGCTTTTTCGTAATATTGATTGCGTTCAAATAAATGTTTGGCAATAAATTCTGTCATTTCTTCATTTGAAAGATGAGCAATTAATGGACGAGTTTCTTTTCTGTTTTCAAGTCGTTTCACCAATTGAGGCAACTGAACGCGCATAAATATCGAAATCGAATTTTTAACAATCTCCTCCATATTATTATAATAAACAGGAGTTCCACCGCCTAAAGAAAGTACAATGTTAGTGGTTGTTAAAATTTCCTTCAAAGCTTCTCGTTCTTTTTTACGAAAACCTAATTCGCCTTCTTTTTTAAAAATATCACTTATTTTTGTTTGATATTTTTGTTCGATAAAATCATCCAAATCGATGAATTCGAAACCAAGTGCTTTGGCTAAATCTTTTCCGGTAGTCGATTTTCCGCTCCCCATATAGCCAATTAATGAAATAATCATTTGTTATATTTTTTAATCTACAGGTAAATCTTCCGAATAATAGATGGTTAATCTTGCAAAACCATCAAAAGTATCAATTTGATAAGAATAGGTGTTCTTTAATTTTCTTGCATCATAGCGCTCTACGTTAAACGTAACCTCGTAATCTTCATTTGTAACAATCGAATTAGAATGATGATATTTTGATTTTGGAGCATCCTTTTTGATTTCTGCACGATATTGATTCAAAAATTTGATCGGAAAAGAATAGGTTAATTTATAAACTATTTCTTGCGAAATTTGAATAGCCGTGATTTTATTCAAAAACATTGTTCCTTGTGGATTATTTTTAATTTTCAAAGAATCCAATCGTTCTACATTTTGGATGTATAAATTTTTTCCAAGTTTAGAAACCTTAAAACAACGATCGTTTAATTTTTGATGGATGATTTGTGGTTGTTCTTTTATTAAATTTTTTAAGTCTTTTAAAGAAAAATTACTTAAATGTGCATCTTTTGTTTCTTGATTACAATTGTTTGCATATTCAGAATCGGGTACATCTGCTTCTGGATTATCAGATTTTTTGCACGAGATTACTGAAAACAAAGCAAAAATAATGTAGATAATATTTTTTTTCATTCTAAAATTTCAATCTTTAATTGCTTTTCCGAATACAATTCAGTTAACATAGATCTTGATTTGTTGGTGGACAAATATAATATTAAATCATTTATCAAGATGAAAAATGATGTTTCTATCTCATATTTTTTACTTTTTCTATGATGGAAATTTCATTTTTTTAAAAAATCTAAAATAATATTAAATTTTAAGTTCTTAAAATCGAAATGTTTAATTAATAAATTGTAAAAAACTTTATAAAACGTTTGTTAAATTAGTATTAATCGTCCTATATTTGCACTCGATTTAAGAGACCGACCTGGTAGCTCAGTTGGTAGAGCACAACACTTTTAATGTTGGGGTCCTGGGTTCGAGCCCCAGCCAGGTCACTTAGTCAAAATGTTCTTTTTTTTTACTGAAATAAATAAAAAATACATTTCGTTTTGTAAACTCAGATATAGTCGTATATTTGCAGTCCGAAAAAACGGAGACCTGGTAGCTCAGTTGGTAGAGCACAACACTTTTAATGTTGGGGTCCTGGGTTCGAGCCCCAGCCAGGTCACAAACTTCGCGTTATTGAGAAGTCTAAAAACAGTAACACTCCAAAACGGAGACCTGGTAGCTCAGTTGGTAGAGCACAACACTTTTAATGTTGGGGTCCTGGGTTCGAGCCCCAGCCAGGTCACAAACT
This portion of the Empedobacter stercoris genome encodes:
- a CDS encoding RNA-binding S4 domain-containing protein; the encoded protein is MRLDKFLWSVRYYKTRSLAADAVKKNRVKVNGVVAKASREIVAGDAIEVRKDQINLSFKVLQVPKNRIGAKLLTLHIVDTTPKEEYEVLELRKLSQDYYREKGEGRPTKKDRRDLDDYLEEGAEEFIIKGEDLD
- a CDS encoding shikimate kinase; translation: MIISLIGYMGSGKSTTGKDLAKALGFEFIDLDDFIEQKYQTKISDIFKKEGELGFRKKEREALKEILTTTNIVLSLGGGTPVYYNNMEEIVKNSISIFMRVQLPQLVKRLENRKETRPLIAHLSNEEMTEFIAKHLFERNQYYEKAKYTISITTQSTLEILDEIMSQLKKGEDLELI